From the genome of Cellvibrio japonicus Ueda107, one region includes:
- a CDS encoding SDR family NAD(P)-dependent oxidoreductase, giving the protein MTDNKPWRHDTHNQQKRALLKIRELKQALSQQQQAQRAPIAVIGIGCRFPGSINSPESFWSTLAAGKDCIGDIPDHRWNHKQYFSEYPAKKGRIYVNQGGFIDGVDQFDAGFFNISEREAAAMDPQQRLLLEVSWEALENAGRDPAGLRGQRVGVYNGVCTQDYARFSLHSHNPDNIDIYSFTGTAPSIASGRISHVLDFQGPNITVDTACSSSLVALHLAVQSLRHGEVDLALAGGVNIILSPENYIYFCHVNALSPEARCKTFADDANGYVRSEGCGVVALKLLDQALADGDPVWGVIRGSAINQDGQSFDLTAPNGTAQRQLIEQALQNAGVGAGEVNYVEAHGTGTPLGDPIEIGALGAIYGAGRSADKPLWIGALKSTIGHTEAASGIAGFIKTLLCLTRGKIPANLHCTTKNTRIPWADFPAILPTELAEWPACGERRLAGISAFGFSGTNAHIIVEAAPECATVAPRWQLPPNRFQRKSLWLTSKPLIAAQGAELHPFLQRRLKSPAWTGVCYEADLSLARFGFLRSHPVWGKVVAPGAVYIEAAFAAARDIFASSQIVLKDCIYHEVFVLEEGLVATMQLTLTDLTDDSAAFHIYSQAGAQEGDWRLHAEGSIHRNLDGGDSPPLALQSVKSRCRHTFDEGHFYQTLDERGYYYGADHRGVREAWVGEGEALAQIAVPRSMVAEEAQMLGDYYFHPAILDSAFQLLLMLLPDVGKDEMYVTLGKQSTTFCAPCQSSLWVHTRRLPGSDERNTTVRGDVRVYDQDGNIVMETLGYIMKRTVKRGQSHLPPAEVGIYHTLRQPLNLPAKPLATTDDVALLGDPQTPQWQVVTDALQRQGVTVAPVNPDDPVQPSSRPLVYLWPSWSPEDDGSARLTQTLTQLTRIINALAQLSAEEQSPFVILVQANNPVVEALAGLLYSARDAYHHCALYLMAWSDTADLANLLPYLTQPRLLGDECHLVCEAGLIQVPRLSLLRDVRQVWHSKLTLRERGNLSSLEWAMRPSQSLGANDVDIRVEACGLNLRDVFDALGLHPRQLHEWGLECTGVVVNIGSQVTAFKPGDSVLAFGTGCLAHRIVVPVNRVVHLPELLDFAEGATIPIAFLTAYEGLVLAGNLRAGQRVLIHGAAGGVGMAAVQIAHAIGAEVYGSCSPDKTPVLQQMGVAHVLNSRDIGFARQIPPASIDLVFNSLSREFIDVSVPLIREGGCFIEIGLNGWPVEMMQAQRPDIRYHLINLMATWEQHPELVKARLEDILQHIQTRRYSPLPLTRFSQQQTEQAFRQMQQGKHIGKVVILPETGVAPARNGVQVITGGTGALGIKLAHWLLQQGFSKLALLSRHQSESLALEKWPEPADVRHYVADVADAVAVEGALQRVRTDLGEITGVFHVAGATCDAPMAELGETHFERSLQSKVQGVLHLHSATQQDPIQRFVMFSSLAAVIGSAGAANYAAANGFLNGFCTYRQSLGLPALSIAWGPWRAGGLFDNLDKRTQDYLQKRGITPVGDANYFAALEALLDCEGNYPVMAMDWSKWVAEAAPRDAFFHSVSNSPGRVLPRNSSLSPANNPGSARPASRLLQDLAGTRGASRNRVLQQHLWAQLVDILGMAPGTPVDTRTGFFDLGLDSLTSVELRNRLQNDLQCQLSSTITFDYPNLDALLAHLLELTAAQLQTIAAAPELPPVIPLIEHQECDPFIRLDSMSDDELYRALLQPTSMETDV; this is encoded by the coding sequence ATGACTGATAACAAACCTTGGCGGCACGACACGCACAACCAGCAAAAACGCGCGTTGTTAAAAATCCGCGAACTTAAGCAGGCATTGAGTCAACAGCAGCAGGCTCAACGGGCACCGATAGCCGTCATTGGTATCGGTTGCCGCTTTCCCGGCAGTATCAACTCCCCGGAAAGCTTCTGGAGCACCCTGGCAGCCGGTAAGGATTGTATTGGGGATATCCCCGATCATCGCTGGAACCATAAGCAATATTTCAGTGAATACCCTGCTAAAAAGGGAAGGATCTACGTCAATCAGGGTGGATTTATTGATGGGGTCGACCAGTTCGACGCAGGCTTTTTCAATATTTCCGAGCGAGAAGCTGCGGCGATGGATCCCCAGCAACGGCTACTGCTCGAAGTGAGTTGGGAGGCCCTGGAAAATGCCGGGCGTGATCCCGCTGGCCTGCGTGGCCAGCGGGTCGGTGTGTACAACGGGGTATGCACCCAGGATTACGCCCGTTTCAGTTTGCATTCCCATAATCCGGACAATATTGATATCTATTCCTTTACCGGTACCGCACCCAGTATTGCCTCGGGCCGGATTTCCCATGTGCTGGATTTCCAGGGGCCCAACATTACGGTCGACACCGCTTGTTCATCGTCCCTGGTTGCCCTCCATTTAGCGGTGCAGAGCCTGCGCCATGGTGAGGTGGATCTCGCGCTCGCCGGCGGGGTGAATATCATACTCTCACCGGAAAATTACATTTATTTCTGTCATGTAAACGCCTTGTCTCCCGAGGCCCGTTGCAAAACCTTTGCCGATGATGCCAATGGTTATGTGCGCTCAGAGGGATGTGGGGTGGTCGCGTTGAAATTACTGGACCAGGCACTGGCTGATGGCGATCCGGTGTGGGGTGTGATCCGCGGTTCCGCTATTAATCAGGATGGACAGAGTTTTGACCTGACCGCACCCAACGGCACTGCCCAGCGGCAGCTGATTGAACAGGCATTACAGAATGCGGGCGTGGGTGCGGGAGAGGTGAACTACGTTGAAGCCCATGGCACGGGTACGCCTTTGGGAGACCCGATTGAAATTGGTGCGCTTGGCGCTATTTACGGTGCCGGGCGTAGCGCGGACAAACCACTGTGGATTGGTGCCCTGAAAAGCACAATCGGACACACAGAGGCCGCATCGGGAATTGCCGGGTTTATTAAAACCCTGCTGTGCCTGACCCGGGGTAAAATCCCGGCAAACCTGCATTGCACAACCAAAAATACACGGATTCCATGGGCCGATTTCCCAGCCATACTGCCCACCGAATTGGCGGAGTGGCCAGCCTGCGGGGAGCGCCGCCTGGCGGGTATCAGTGCATTCGGATTCAGTGGCACCAACGCCCATATCATTGTTGAGGCGGCACCGGAGTGCGCAACTGTTGCGCCTCGTTGGCAATTGCCGCCCAACCGCTTTCAGCGGAAATCGCTGTGGCTGACCTCCAAGCCATTGATAGCAGCACAGGGCGCGGAATTACATCCATTCCTGCAGCGACGCCTAAAGTCTCCCGCCTGGACGGGGGTGTGTTACGAAGCGGACTTGTCGCTCGCTCGTTTTGGCTTCCTGCGCAGCCATCCGGTATGGGGCAAGGTTGTCGCACCCGGTGCAGTCTATATAGAGGCTGCGTTTGCGGCGGCGAGGGATATATTTGCGAGTTCCCAAATTGTATTAAAGGATTGCATCTATCACGAAGTCTTTGTGTTGGAGGAGGGTTTGGTGGCAACGATGCAACTTACCCTCACTGACCTCACAGACGATTCTGCGGCCTTCCATATTTACAGTCAGGCTGGTGCGCAAGAGGGTGATTGGCGCTTGCATGCCGAGGGCAGTATCCATCGCAACCTGGATGGGGGGGATTCGCCGCCCCTTGCACTCCAGTCTGTGAAATCGCGCTGTCGCCATACTTTTGATGAGGGACATTTCTATCAAACCCTGGATGAGCGGGGATATTACTACGGCGCGGATCACCGGGGTGTCCGTGAGGCTTGGGTCGGGGAGGGCGAAGCGCTGGCGCAGATCGCAGTGCCTCGATCCATGGTGGCAGAAGAAGCGCAGATGTTGGGCGATTATTATTTCCATCCCGCCATTTTGGATTCGGCTTTCCAGCTGTTATTGATGTTATTGCCGGACGTGGGGAAGGACGAGATGTACGTCACCCTTGGCAAGCAAAGCACAACTTTCTGCGCACCTTGCCAATCGAGTTTGTGGGTACACACCCGCCGATTGCCCGGGAGCGATGAACGGAACACCACCGTGCGAGGTGATGTAAGGGTCTACGACCAGGACGGTAATATCGTCATGGAGACGCTGGGATACATCATGAAGCGGACTGTCAAACGTGGGCAGTCGCACCTTCCACCTGCGGAAGTCGGGATCTATCACACTTTACGGCAGCCGCTCAATTTACCCGCCAAGCCCCTGGCAACGACTGATGATGTGGCGCTGCTGGGAGACCCGCAAACGCCGCAGTGGCAAGTTGTTACCGACGCCCTTCAGCGCCAGGGAGTCACTGTTGCTCCTGTGAATCCCGATGACCCGGTACAGCCGAGCAGCAGGCCCCTGGTTTATCTCTGGCCCTCTTGGTCACCGGAGGATGATGGCAGCGCGCGACTCACGCAAACCCTGACCCAGCTCACCCGGATTATCAATGCGTTGGCCCAGTTGTCCGCTGAAGAGCAATCACCCTTTGTGATACTGGTTCAGGCCAATAATCCTGTCGTCGAGGCATTGGCCGGGTTGTTATATAGCGCTCGCGATGCCTATCACCATTGCGCCCTTTACCTGATGGCGTGGAGCGACACAGCGGACCTGGCAAATCTCCTGCCCTATCTGACCCAACCCCGGCTGCTGGGCGATGAATGCCATCTGGTGTGTGAAGCCGGTTTGATCCAGGTTCCCCGGCTTAGCCTCCTGAGGGATGTTCGCCAGGTCTGGCATTCGAAATTAACCTTGCGTGAACGAGGCAACCTGTCCAGCCTGGAATGGGCGATGCGCCCCTCACAAAGCCTTGGCGCAAACGATGTGGACATCCGCGTTGAAGCCTGCGGCTTGAATTTGCGCGATGTGTTCGATGCCCTGGGATTGCACCCCCGTCAACTGCACGAATGGGGCCTTGAATGTACGGGCGTGGTAGTGAATATCGGTTCGCAGGTGACGGCTTTTAAACCTGGCGATAGCGTCCTCGCGTTTGGTACTGGCTGTCTCGCCCATCGCATTGTGGTACCGGTTAACCGGGTAGTTCATCTACCGGAGCTACTGGATTTTGCTGAGGGGGCGACCATCCCCATAGCCTTTCTGACGGCCTACGAAGGGCTGGTGCTAGCCGGCAATTTACGTGCGGGCCAACGCGTATTAATCCATGGTGCCGCCGGTGGTGTGGGTATGGCCGCCGTGCAAATTGCCCATGCCATCGGCGCGGAGGTTTACGGCAGTTGTAGCCCTGATAAGACTCCCGTGTTGCAGCAGATGGGCGTTGCACATGTCCTTAATTCCCGCGATATCGGGTTCGCCAGGCAGATACCGCCCGCCAGTATCGATCTGGTATTCAATTCCCTCAGCCGGGAGTTTATTGATGTCAGCGTTCCGCTTATCAGAGAAGGTGGCTGCTTTATTGAAATAGGGTTGAATGGTTGGCCCGTGGAGATGATGCAGGCGCAGCGCCCGGATATTCGCTATCACCTTATCAACCTGATGGCGACCTGGGAACAGCACCCGGAATTGGTAAAGGCGCGGCTAGAGGACATCCTGCAGCACATACAAACCAGGCGCTATTCCCCTTTACCCTTGACCCGGTTTTCCCAGCAGCAAACCGAACAGGCATTCCGCCAAATGCAGCAGGGGAAGCACATTGGCAAAGTCGTTATTCTGCCGGAAACAGGCGTCGCGCCAGCGCGCAACGGAGTACAAGTTATTACCGGCGGCACGGGTGCCCTGGGCATAAAACTCGCCCATTGGCTATTGCAGCAGGGCTTCTCCAAGTTGGCGTTGTTAAGTCGCCACCAGAGCGAAAGCCTGGCACTGGAAAAATGGCCTGAACCGGCAGATGTCCGCCATTATGTGGCGGATGTTGCCGATGCAGTGGCTGTGGAAGGCGCGCTCCAGCGGGTTCGCACAGACCTGGGGGAAATCACCGGTGTCTTCCATGTCGCCGGGGCAACCTGTGATGCGCCTATGGCAGAGCTGGGTGAAACCCATTTCGAACGCAGCCTGCAATCCAAGGTACAGGGTGTTCTCCACCTTCACTCCGCTACACAGCAGGATCCAATCCAGCGCTTTGTGATGTTTTCATCGCTGGCGGCGGTGATTGGTTCTGCCGGCGCTGCCAACTATGCAGCAGCCAATGGTTTCCTGAACGGTTTCTGCACATATCGGCAATCCTTAGGGTTACCTGCGCTTAGCATCGCCTGGGGCCCCTGGCGCGCCGGAGGCTTGTTCGACAATCTGGATAAGCGAACACAGGATTACTTACAGAAGCGCGGTATTACACCTGTCGGTGATGCAAACTATTTTGCCGCTCTGGAAGCCTTGCTGGACTGTGAGGGTAACTATCCTGTGATGGCGATGGACTGGAGCAAGTGGGTTGCAGAGGCGGCTCCGCGCGATGCCTTTTTCCATTCTGTTAGCAATAGCCCCGGTCGCGTGTTGCCGCGTAACAGTTCCCTGTCTCCCGCTAACAACCCGGGTTCCGCCCGTCCAGCTTCACGTTTGCTGCAGGATTTGGCCGGCACCCGTGGCGCGAGCCGCAACCGGGTGCTGCAACAGCATTTGTGGGCACAGTTGGTGGATATCCTCGGCATGGCACCGGGTACACCGGTCGATACCAGGACCGGATTTTTTGACCTGGGCCTGGATTCGCTTACCTCGGTGGAGTTGCGCAATCGCCTGCAGAACGATCTTCAGTGCCAATTATCTTCAACCATTACATTTGATTATCCCAATCTGGACGCTTTGTTAGCTCACCTGTTGGAACTTACCGCCGCACAGTTGCAGACCATAGCGGCAGCTCCGGAGCTCCCACCGGTAATACCTCTGATAGAACATCAAGAATGTGATCCCTTTATACGGCTCGACAGCATGAGTGACGACGAGCTTTACCGCGCCTTGTTACAGCCAACTTCGATGGAAACCGATGTATGA